One genomic segment of Candidatus Brocadiaceae bacterium includes these proteins:
- the flgB gene encoding flagellar basal body rod protein FlgB: MVTELGKTFQLLENLLDVSSLKHKVTANNIANINTPGYKKMEVDFEDQLKKAMKSNSSGAFASFQPKVVISKIEEDASMRKDGNTVDMEKEFAGLLKNTGSYKIYSQLLSKKFDLVREAIQGSRT, encoded by the coding sequence AGAATTTATTGGATGTTTCTTCATTGAAACATAAAGTTACTGCGAATAATATTGCGAATATCAACACTCCTGGTTACAAGAAAATGGAAGTGGACTTTGAAGATCAACTAAAAAAAGCCATGAAAAGTAATTCTTCAGGCGCATTTGCCTCTTTTCAGCCAAAAGTGGTTATTTCAAAAATCGAAGAGGATGCGAGTATGAGGAAGGACGGAAATACGGTAGATATGGAGAAAGAATTTGCAGGTTTACTGAAAAATACCGGTTCCTACAAAATATATTCTCAACTATTATCTAAAAAGTTCGATTTGGTACGGGAAGCAATTCAAGGTTCTAGAACATAA
- the flgC gene encoding flagellar basal body rod protein FlgC: MGMDRVFSAFDISASALSAERVRMNVIANNIANANATDSPEGGPYRREQVVFASVLREMTGSKDIEGAGRLGGVEVQKIVKSQEPFNKIYIPGHPKADQNGFVEMPNVNVSMEMVDLVTATRAYEANLAVINSAKDMTNQALSILK, translated from the coding sequence ATGGGAATGGATAGGGTTTTTTCTGCGTTTGATATCAGTGCTTCAGCGCTTTCCGCTGAACGCGTGAGAATGAACGTAATTGCAAATAACATAGCAAATGCAAATGCTACGGATTCTCCGGAAGGTGGTCCTTATCGTAGAGAACAAGTTGTATTTGCATCAGTCCTGAGAGAAATGACAGGGAGTAAGGATATTGAAGGCGCTGGAAGGCTGGGTGGTGTTGAGGTGCAAAAAATTGTTAAAAGCCAAGAGCCTTTTAATAAAATATACATACCTGGTCATCCCAAGGCTGATCAAAATGGTTTTGTTGAAATGCCTAATGTAAATGTATCGATGGAGATGGTAGATCTTGTGACTGCAACAAGGGCTTATGAGGCAAATCTTGCAGTAATAAATTCTGCAAAGGATATGACTAATCAAGCATTGTCTATTCTGAAATGA
- the fliE gene encoding flagellar hook-basal body complex protein FliE has product MAVSPIHNTNAIQANKEVVNPLGKHENGPSFKETMGGFIHEINDLQTKANESIESFAMGKVENVHEVMLAMSKAEVSFKFMMETRNKLVETYKEIMRMQM; this is encoded by the coding sequence ATGGCCGTATCACCTATTCATAATACAAACGCTATTCAGGCAAACAAGGAGGTCGTTAACCCTCTGGGAAAGCATGAAAATGGACCTTCGTTTAAAGAAACTATGGGTGGTTTTATTCATGAAATTAATGACCTGCAAACAAAGGCAAATGAGAGTATAGAAAGTTTTGCAATGGGAAAAGTGGAAAATGTACATGAGGTTATGCTTGCTATGTCTAAAGCTGAAGTCAGTTTTAAATTTATGATGGAAACACGCAACAAACTTGTTGAAACTTATAAGGAAATTATGCGTATGCAAATGTAA
- a CDS encoding type I restriction endonuclease — MPFNEQNTIEQYVITKLTGHKFVTGADSARPQYGKTVLWKYLPAEELNKDEGDVIVEKMLKDALIRINPEIRAIPDRADEVIYKLRAILLSVHKVGLVRANEEFTRWLQGDKTMPFGENHQHVPVRLIDYENLSK, encoded by the coding sequence ATGCCGTTTAACGAACAAAACACCATTGAACAGTATGTGATCACAAAATTAACCGGACATAAATTTGTTACGGGCGCCGACAGCGCACGGCCTCAATATGGGAAAACGGTTCTGTGGAAATACCTGCCTGCCGAAGAGCTTAACAAGGATGAAGGAGACGTGATCGTTGAGAAGATGCTCAAAGACGCCCTGATTCGTATTAACCCTGAAATTCGGGCCATTCCCGATCGGGCGGATGAGGTGATTTATAAACTGCGGGCCATCCTTTTATCGGTGCATAAAGTAGGGCTTGTGAGAGCGAATGAAGAATTTACCCGATGGCTTCAGGGTGATAAGACCATGCCCTTTGGTGAAAATCATCAGCATGTGCCGGTGCGGCTTATTGATTATGAGAATCTGTCGAAATAA
- a CDS encoding HsdR family type I site-specific deoxyribonuclease, translating to MACRFVIGEFKTPVRPAISWLDGATQIHDDYENSIPELFVPNIFSLATEGKTFRYGSIRMPLEIWGPWRDESRDDTALGELFGFKEVEIAVESMLKPSVILDILEHFTIFATDKKNQRIKIIARYQQYEGANLMVKRVKEGMIKRGLIWHFQGSGKSLLMVFAAQKMRREPELKSPTVLIIVDRIDLDTQITSTFNASGVPNIVETESREELERLLRQDTRKIIITMMHKFAETDGVLNDRDNIIALVDEAHRTQEGDLGRKLRDALPNAFFFGLTGTPINKRERNTFRTFSAEEDFTGYLSRYSFEESLKDRATLPLHFEPRLLDVHVDREMIDAKFDQMTETLSEEQRALLAQKAAQMSAFLKSPERVRKIVEDIARHFKEKIEQQGFKVQIVCPDRFACAQYKQELDKIIPPDESVVVISINQSDDEAFKKKYRMDRDEQEKILDRFRDPKDPLTFVIVTSKLLTGFDAPILQVMYMDKAMKDHNLLQAVCRTNRVYKKKSHGLIVDYYGVFDDVARALEFDEATVRQVITNIGTLKEKLKEAIALCLAHFPDVDRGIEGYEGLLLAQECVNTNAKRDAFAKDYSYLSQLWEALSPDPILDVYEKDYRWISRVYESVKPPSGDTGRLLWHALGAQTMKLIHEHIHVEKISDDLEKIILDADVVEDLMKSTDPKKTKLIGIEIVNRLRKHKGNPRFVELGKKLEELRDRAEQGLINSVDFLKHLIQLAIEVVQAEKEVDTEEERKGAKAALTELFLEVRNDQTPAIVERMVTDIDEIVKIVRFPGWQSTTAGEREVRKALRKTLLKYNLHTDQDLFERAYGYIREYY from the coding sequence ATGGCATGCCGGTTTGTTATCGGCGAGTTTAAGACGCCGGTTCGCCCTGCCATATCATGGTTGGATGGGGCAACTCAGATCCATGATGATTACGAAAACAGCATTCCCGAACTCTTTGTGCCGAATATCTTCTCCCTTGCCACGGAGGGCAAGACGTTTCGCTATGGCTCTATTCGCATGCCGCTTGAGATATGGGGGCCGTGGCGGGATGAGTCAAGAGACGATACGGCATTAGGGGAGTTATTTGGTTTCAAGGAGGTTGAAATCGCGGTGGAATCGATGCTTAAGCCGTCCGTTATATTGGACATTTTAGAACACTTTACCATATTCGCCACAGACAAGAAAAACCAACGGATAAAAATTATTGCTCGTTATCAGCAGTACGAAGGCGCGAATTTGATGGTAAAGCGCGTGAAGGAAGGGATGATAAAGAGAGGTCTCATCTGGCATTTCCAGGGGTCGGGAAAATCGCTCCTTATGGTGTTTGCCGCACAAAAAATGCGCCGAGAGCCTGAACTGAAAAGCCCGACTGTTTTGATTATTGTAGATCGTATCGACCTTGATACACAGATTACGTCCACATTCAATGCCAGTGGTGTACCCAACATCGTGGAGACAGAGAGCAGGGAAGAGTTAGAACGGCTTTTACGGCAGGACACGCGGAAAATCATTATCACGATGATGCATAAATTCGCGGAAACCGATGGGGTGTTAAACGACAGGGATAATATTATCGCGCTTGTGGATGAGGCTCACAGGACACAGGAGGGAGACCTGGGAAGAAAGCTGCGCGATGCCCTGCCAAACGCGTTTTTCTTTGGGTTGACGGGGACTCCCATCAATAAAAGGGAGAGAAATACCTTTCGGACATTCAGCGCGGAAGAAGATTTCACCGGATATTTATCCCGATATTCCTTTGAGGAATCCCTGAAAGACAGAGCCACTCTGCCGCTCCACTTCGAACCGAGGCTGCTGGATGTGCATGTTGACAGAGAGATGATTGACGCGAAGTTTGACCAGATGACTGAGACACTTTCCGAAGAACAGAGGGCGCTTCTTGCGCAAAAGGCGGCCCAAATGTCCGCATTCTTAAAATCTCCCGAACGTGTGCGGAAAATCGTTGAGGATATTGCAAGACACTTTAAGGAGAAGATCGAACAGCAGGGGTTTAAGGTGCAGATTGTCTGTCCCGATAGATTCGCGTGTGCTCAGTACAAGCAGGAATTGGACAAAATTATCCCGCCGGACGAAAGTGTGGTTGTCATATCCATTAACCAATCAGATGATGAAGCATTTAAGAAAAAGTACCGGATGGATCGGGATGAACAGGAGAAGATTTTAGACCGTTTTCGTGATCCGAAAGACCCTCTTACATTTGTGATCGTGACCTCAAAGCTGTTAACCGGTTTTGACGCGCCTATTTTGCAGGTGATGTACATGGACAAGGCAATGAAAGACCATAATCTGTTGCAGGCCGTTTGCAGGACAAACCGTGTGTATAAGAAGAAATCACACGGGCTTATCGTGGATTATTATGGGGTGTTTGACGATGTTGCCAGGGCATTGGAGTTTGATGAGGCAACGGTACGGCAGGTAATCACAAATATTGGCACACTGAAAGAAAAGCTGAAAGAGGCGATTGCGCTATGCCTCGCGCATTTTCCCGACGTGGACAGGGGCATTGAAGGATACGAAGGACTTTTGCTTGCGCAGGAGTGTGTTAATACCAACGCGAAGCGTGATGCCTTTGCAAAGGATTACAGCTACCTCTCGCAATTGTGGGAGGCATTGTCGCCAGATCCCATTCTGGATGTTTATGAGAAGGATTATCGATGGATTAGCAGGGTTTACGAATCCGTTAAGCCACCGTCCGGGGATACGGGGCGTCTTTTATGGCACGCATTGGGCGCTCAAACAATGAAACTCATCCACGAGCATATCCACGTTGAAAAGATCAGTGATGATCTGGAAAAGATTATCCTGGATGCTGATGTCGTCGAAGATTTAATGAAATCAACAGATCCAAAAAAGACTAAACTCATTGGGATAGAGATCGTAAACAGGCTTCGTAAACATAAAGGCAACCCCAGGTTTGTTGAATTGGGGAAAAAACTGGAAGAATTGAGAGATAGGGCGGAACAGGGGCTTATCAATAGCGTCGATTTTCTCAAACATTTGATACAGTTGGCGATAGAAGTCGTTCAGGCGGAAAAAGAAGTTGATACTGAAGAAGAGCGAAAGGGAGCAAAGGCGGCGCTTACGGAGCTTTTCCTGGAAGTTCGTAACGATCAAACTCCGGCGATTGTTGAACGCATGGTAACCGATATCGATGAAATCGTAAAAATTGTACGTTTCCCCGGCTGGCAATCCACCACCGCCGGCGAGCGTGAAGTCAGGAAGGCCCTGCGCAAAACCCTTCTCAAATATAACCTCCACACCGATCAGGATCTATTTGAAAGGGCATATGGATATATACGGGAATATTATTGA
- a CDS encoding helix-hairpin-helix domain-containing protein, whose product MAGFQHIRYADEIHKRSGRKPKRISTRKLHLLQGLPGVGPRLAGQMLEHFGSIEKVIAADEKELAGIGGIGKRKVAKIREIVK is encoded by the coding sequence ATGGCGGGATTTCAGCATATCAGATACGCCGACGAAATACACAAGAGGTCTGGCAGAAAACCGAAACGGATCAGTACCCGCAAATTGCACCTGCTCCAGGGACTGCCGGGTGTCGGGCCAAGGCTGGCCGGGCAGATGCTGGAACATTTCGGGAGCATAGAGAAGGTGATTGCCGCTGATGAGAAAGAACTGGCCGGTATCGGGGGTATCGGCAAAAGGAAGGTTGCAAAAATCCGTGAGATTGTGAAGTAA
- a CDS encoding DUF4168 domain-containing protein: MKKYIIPSLILVVAIIVVIALVKKPESPSTSKKSGSDGQVYWNEEAPQEEAEDREEISLQKLTSFASAFVRVQAYLEIVGKSARYEETTSIVKKYGLSVEEYTKIATRMSENPAFRDKVQTLIKHVDLR, encoded by the coding sequence ATGAAAAAATATATCATTCCTTCACTTATCCTTGTTGTTGCCATTATAGTGGTAATCGCGTTGGTGAAGAAGCCGGAATCACCATCGACATCAAAAAAGTCCGGTTCAGATGGTCAGGTATACTGGAACGAAGAAGCGCCACAAGAAGAGGCAGAGGACCGGGAGGAAATTTCCTTACAGAAGTTAACGTCCTTCGCCAGCGCATTTGTCAGGGTCCAGGCATATCTGGAAATTGTTGGCAAAAGTGCAAGGTACGAAGAAACGACAAGCATTGTCAAAAAGTATGGTTTAAGCGTTGAAGAGTATACGAAGATAGCAACACGCATGAGCGAGAATCCTGCATTCCGCGATAAAGTTCAAACACTCATAAAACATGTGGACCTGCGATAA